The Antarcticibacterium sp. 1MA-6-2 genome has a window encoding:
- a CDS encoding alpha-amylase family glycosyl hydrolase: MIEKQLNDFLWWQKEIVYQIYPRSYKDTNGDGIGDLKGIREKLDHIKDLGINVVWISPIYPSPMADFGYDVSDYTGIHPMFGTMEDFDELLAAIHDKGMKLILDYVPNHSSSEHQWFKDSRRSKDDPKRDWYIWKDPAPDGGPPNNWLSVFGGSAWEYDETTNQYYYHAFLKEQPDLNWRNPEVKKAMFDVLRFWMDKGVDGFRVDVMWHMIKDEQFRDNPPNPDYTEDKSPYDKHLQAYTTDQPEVLDLVKEMRKVTDEYDERLIIGEIYLPVEQLVMYYGDNNNGAHLPFNFQLVLIPWKAAEIKAVIDKYEGALPAEAWPNWVLGNHDQSRLATRIGTEQARNAAILLLTLRGTPTIYYGEEIGMQDVHIPPEMVKDPQEKNIPGKGLGRDPERTPMQWDSTEYAGFSDKEPWLPLMENYKKINVEQEKDDENSMLSFYQKLIALRQKELSFSNWKI; this comes from the coding sequence ATGATCGAAAAGCAATTGAATGACTTTTTATGGTGGCAAAAAGAGATTGTATATCAAATTTATCCGCGGTCTTATAAAGATACCAACGGAGACGGAATAGGAGATCTCAAAGGAATTAGAGAGAAACTGGATCACATAAAGGATCTGGGAATTAATGTGGTTTGGATCTCTCCCATATATCCTTCCCCTATGGCCGATTTTGGATACGATGTCAGTGACTATACAGGCATTCATCCAATGTTTGGTACAATGGAAGATTTTGATGAATTACTGGCTGCAATTCATGATAAAGGAATGAAGCTAATTCTCGATTATGTACCAAATCACTCTTCCAGTGAACATCAATGGTTTAAGGACTCCAGAAGATCTAAGGATGATCCCAAAAGAGATTGGTATATATGGAAAGATCCTGCACCCGATGGTGGACCACCAAACAACTGGTTAAGTGTTTTTGGAGGAAGTGCCTGGGAATATGATGAAACTACGAATCAATATTATTATCACGCATTTTTAAAAGAGCAGCCGGATCTCAACTGGCGTAATCCGGAGGTTAAAAAAGCCATGTTTGATGTACTGCGCTTCTGGATGGATAAAGGTGTTGATGGATTCAGGGTAGACGTCATGTGGCATATGATCAAGGATGAGCAATTCAGAGATAATCCTCCAAATCCTGATTATACTGAAGATAAATCCCCTTATGATAAACACCTGCAGGCTTATACTACAGATCAGCCGGAGGTTCTTGATCTCGTGAAAGAAATGCGAAAAGTCACCGATGAGTATGATGAACGGCTTATCATTGGTGAGATATACCTTCCGGTGGAACAGCTGGTAATGTATTATGGCGACAATAATAATGGAGCTCATTTACCTTTTAATTTTCAGCTGGTACTGATACCCTGGAAAGCTGCAGAAATTAAGGCTGTAATAGATAAGTATGAAGGTGCACTGCCTGCTGAAGCCTGGCCAAATTGGGTGTTAGGAAATCATGATCAATCCAGGCTGGCAACCAGAATAGGAACTGAGCAGGCGAGGAATGCGGCTATTTTACTCCTAACCTTGCGTGGCACTCCCACTATTTATTATGGAGAGGAAATAGGAATGCAGGATGTTCACATTCCGCCGGAAATGGTAAAAGATCCACAGGAGAAAAATATTCCCGGGAAAGGACTGGGAAGAGATCCTGAAAGAACACCTATGCAGTGGGATTCTACTGAATATGCAGGTTTTTCAGATAAAGAGCCGTGGCTGCCACTTATGGAAAACTATAAGAAAATTAATGTGGAGCAGGAAAAGGATGATGAAAATAGCATGTTGAGTTTTTACCAAAAACTCATCGCTTTACGACAAAAGGAGCTTAGCTTTTCAAATTGGAAGATATGA
- a CDS encoding alpha-amylase family protein: MNKYWYKNAVIYSLDVETFKDSNGDGIGDFKGLKESLPYLSSLGVTCLWLLPFFDTPNKDNGYDVRDYYKVDARLGDMGHFAELIDSADEAGIRVIIDLAVNHTSTQHEWFQKSRKGKDSKYRDFYIWVDEKPKNDNNNMMTGGEDGGSNWKYDEEADAFYYHTFFSHQPDLNISNEDVQKEIFRIMHFWLKLGVSGFRIDAAPHMFTEKGKVDFGEDPHSIFRHFREFVETHKKDAILLAEVDLEPEKYEKFLGDEDQMHMLFNFYVNNFLFLSFAKEEATPVAKALKKMPQIQEKEQMAIFLRNHDELNLDKLSDKEKEEVFKVFAPDENMRIFGRGIRRRLASMLGNDRKKIELAHSLLFTLPGTPVLRYGEEIGMGEDLSMEGRSSVRTVMQWADRKNGGFSDARTEKLIRNVISEGDFGYQKVNVNDQHRDPDSLLHWMERAINTRKEFPEFGWGNYEVLDTGSSKVLAHCRQSDKGLAIALHNFSSEEQKVKLKLKESEDIIDIFGDKKYKKFNTDTQEITLSPYGYRWLHKRHNFL; the protein is encoded by the coding sequence ATGAATAAATATTGGTATAAAAATGCAGTGATCTACTCATTGGACGTTGAAACATTTAAAGATTCAAATGGTGATGGAATTGGAGATTTTAAAGGACTAAAAGAATCCCTCCCATATTTATCCAGCCTGGGAGTAACCTGTCTATGGCTCCTTCCTTTCTTTGACACTCCTAATAAAGATAATGGTTACGATGTACGGGATTACTATAAAGTAGATGCGCGTTTGGGAGATATGGGCCATTTTGCAGAATTAATAGATTCAGCAGATGAAGCAGGAATAAGGGTAATAATTGATCTTGCTGTTAACCATACTTCTACACAACATGAATGGTTTCAAAAGAGCCGTAAGGGTAAAGATTCAAAATATAGAGATTTCTACATCTGGGTAGATGAAAAACCAAAAAATGATAATAATAATATGATGACCGGGGGAGAGGACGGTGGTTCAAACTGGAAATATGATGAAGAGGCAGATGCTTTTTATTACCACACCTTTTTCTCGCACCAGCCCGATCTAAATATTTCAAATGAAGACGTACAAAAAGAGATATTCAGGATTATGCATTTTTGGCTGAAATTGGGAGTTTCGGGATTCCGGATAGATGCTGCACCTCACATGTTTACCGAGAAAGGAAAAGTTGATTTTGGTGAAGATCCCCACAGCATTTTTAGACATTTTAGGGAATTTGTAGAAACGCATAAAAAGGATGCCATTCTTCTTGCTGAAGTTGATCTTGAACCAGAAAAGTACGAGAAATTCCTGGGAGATGAAGATCAAATGCATATGCTGTTTAATTTTTACGTCAACAATTTCCTCTTTCTCTCATTTGCAAAAGAAGAAGCAACACCAGTGGCTAAAGCATTGAAAAAGATGCCACAAATCCAGGAGAAAGAACAAATGGCCATTTTTCTTCGTAACCACGATGAATTAAATCTTGATAAACTAAGCGATAAAGAGAAAGAAGAAGTTTTTAAAGTTTTTGCCCCCGATGAAAACATGAGGATCTTCGGTCGCGGGATAAGAAGACGTTTAGCATCAATGCTGGGTAACGATAGAAAAAAGATAGAACTTGCTCACAGCCTGCTATTCACTCTCCCCGGCACGCCTGTTCTTCGTTATGGTGAAGAAATAGGAATGGGCGAAGATCTTTCTATGGAAGGCCGTAGTAGTGTAAGAACTGTCATGCAGTGGGCCGACAGGAAGAACGGAGGGTTTTCAGATGCTCGTACCGAGAAGTTAATAAGAAATGTTATTTCTGAAGGTGATTTCGGTTACCAGAAAGTAAATGTAAATGACCAGCACCGAGATCCTGATTCTTTATTACACTGGATGGAGAGAGCGATAAACACCCGAAAAGAATTTCCGGAATTTGGCTGGGGGAATTATGAAGTTCTGGATACCGGAAGTTCCAAAGTGCTCGCGCATTGCAGACAATCAGATAAAGGATTGGCGATCGCGCTTCACAACTTTTCTTCCGAAGAACAAAAGGTCAAATTAAAACTGAAAGAATCTGAGGATATCATAGATATTTTTGGAGATAAGAAATACAAAAAATTTAATACTGATACACAGGAAATAACGCTATCACCCTATGGTTACAGGTGGTTGCATAAAAGACACAACTTCTTATGA
- a CDS encoding TIGR03885 family FMN-dependent LLM class oxidoreductase, which produces MNSSDHFHPWSDKQGESGFAWSWLGAAMQASSLDFSVVNAPGQRYHPAIIAQAMATLNEMFPDRLIICAGSGQLLNENITGEQWPPKEIRNARLKESVEVMRELWKGDYLTHKGIIKVENAKLFTTPKKTPTVYGAAITPKTAAWLAHWADGLITISKPLDELQRMVDAFRGNGGEGKPMALKVQISYSSSYERALEGAWEQWKNNIFPSRLLADIDTADKFDDLGEKVRKEDLKDYVIISDKAEAFIEKIQQYHEMGFERIIIHNVNKEQEEFIEFFSKNVLARFK; this is translated from the coding sequence ATAAATTCTTCAGATCATTTTCATCCCTGGAGCGATAAACAAGGGGAAAGCGGATTCGCCTGGAGCTGGCTGGGAGCAGCTATGCAGGCCTCAAGTTTAGATTTTAGCGTTGTCAATGCCCCGGGACAGCGCTACCATCCCGCTATTATTGCCCAGGCTATGGCCACCTTAAATGAAATGTTTCCTGACAGACTTATAATTTGTGCCGGGAGCGGGCAGCTTCTTAATGAGAACATAACCGGGGAGCAATGGCCTCCTAAAGAAATACGTAATGCCCGATTAAAAGAATCTGTAGAAGTGATGCGGGAATTATGGAAGGGAGATTATTTAACCCACAAGGGTATTATTAAGGTGGAAAACGCCAAACTTTTTACCACTCCGAAAAAGACTCCAACTGTATATGGAGCCGCCATCACTCCTAAAACAGCAGCCTGGCTGGCCCATTGGGCAGATGGTTTAATTACTATTTCCAAGCCTTTAGATGAACTTCAAAGAATGGTGGATGCCTTTAGAGGAAATGGTGGTGAAGGAAAACCAATGGCTTTAAAAGTACAGATCTCCTATTCCTCATCCTATGAAAGAGCCCTGGAAGGAGCCTGGGAACAATGGAAGAATAATATTTTCCCAAGTAGGCTACTGGCAGATATTGATACAGCTGACAAGTTTGATGACCTTGGGGAGAAAGTTAGAAAAGAAGATCTTAAGGATTACGTGATCATTAGTGATAAAGCTGAAGCATTTATTGAAAAGATTCAGCAGTACCACGAAATGGGTTTTGAAAGAATTATAATCCACAATGTAAATAAAGAACAGGAAGAATTTATAGAATTCTTCAGTAAAAATGTTTTAGCCCGGTTTAAGTAA